Proteins encoded within one genomic window of Acaryochloris marina S15:
- a CDS encoding IS630 family transposase: protein METKRHERLLKNFRGLVQTAVADRSAEDQRPIVIMAADEGRFGRLGQVRRAWCAPGIRPESGQQLVREYLYGYVAVAPALGKMSALVLPFSNTQMMNLFLAQVADEFSDYFVVMQVDGASYHTGKKLVIPDNIRLIVQPPRSPQLNAVEHIWEEVKEKHFYNQVFDSLDEVSDTLCKGLKELMDLPDRLTSMTNFPHMRITI, encoded by the coding sequence ATGGAAACAAAGCGGCACGAGAGGCTTTTAAAAAACTTTCGGGGGCTGGTCCAAACCGCTGTAGCAGATCGCTCAGCTGAAGACCAACGTCCCATTGTGATCATGGCAGCAGACGAAGGGCGCTTTGGTCGTCTAGGGCAAGTAAGAAGAGCTTGGTGTGCTCCTGGAATTCGACCCGAAAGTGGGCAGCAGCTTGTCCGTGAATATCTCTATGGCTATGTTGCTGTTGCTCCTGCGTTAGGAAAGATGAGTGCTTTAGTCTTACCCTTTTCCAATACTCAGATGATGAACTTATTCCTAGCACAAGTGGCGGATGAATTTTCAGACTATTTTGTGGTGATGCAGGTCGATGGAGCGTCTTACCACACCGGAAAGAAGCTCGTCATTCCAGACAATATACGCTTGATTGTTCAGCCTCCTCGAAGTCCACAACTCAATGCTGTAGAGCATATCTGGGAGGAGGTGAAAGAAAAGCACTTCTACAATCAGGTTTTTGATTCTTTAGATGAGGTATCCGATACCTTGTGCAAGGGACTCAAAGAACTCATGGATTTACCCGATAGGCTGACTTCTATGACCAATTTTCCTCATATGAGAATTACGATTTAA
- a CDS encoding winged helix-turn-helix domain-containing protein, with translation MSRVSTVKPHLTVDEVKDKIATAPTARCQQKWMIIYNALVDPRPAIEIATHTATSLRTVHQVISAYNRLGAAAIAPRAKRKKNPGAYLSIEEEIEFLESFIERAQQGHLTTVQEIQTAFETKVETSVAPSTIYRLLDRHGWRKLMPRPSHPNGNKAAREAFKKLSGAGPNRCSRSLS, from the coding sequence ATGAGTCGAGTTAGTACAGTTAAACCGCATCTAACAGTGGATGAGGTGAAAGACAAAATTGCTACGGCTCCGACTGCCCGCTGTCAGCAAAAATGGATGATTATTTATAACGCCCTGGTAGATCCTCGCCCAGCTATCGAAATAGCCACGCATACTGCTACTAGTCTTCGAACGGTCCATCAGGTGATTTCCGCTTACAATCGCCTAGGAGCAGCAGCAATTGCTCCTAGGGCTAAACGGAAGAAGAATCCCGGTGCTTATCTGAGTATCGAAGAAGAGATTGAATTTTTAGAATCGTTTATTGAACGTGCTCAACAAGGTCATTTAACAACGGTTCAAGAGATCCAAACGGCCTTTGAGACTAAAGTGGAGACGTCAGTGGCACCCAGTACTATCTATCGTTTGCTAGACCGACACGGATGGCGCAAACTCATGCCTCGTCCGTCCCATCCCAATGGAAACAAAGCGGCACGAGAGGCTTTTAAAAAACTTTCGGGGGCTGGTCCAAACCGCTGTAGCAGATCGCTCAGCTGA
- a CDS encoding Hsp20/alpha crystallin family protein encodes MSIVLRDPFRSFERMYPLGWEPFQELESWQREMDRMFGRLMPISKGDGEKSLTFMPSAEMDETDQEIHLKFELPGLDAKDLDIEVTKDAVFIRGERKTEIEAESEGTVRSEFHYGKFERVIPMPSPIKTDNVQAEFNNGVLSLTLAKSEEDMKKSVKVAIS; translated from the coding sequence ATGTCTATTGTCCTTCGTGATCCGTTCCGTAGTTTTGAACGCATGTATCCATTAGGTTGGGAACCTTTTCAAGAACTGGAAAGCTGGCAACGAGAGATGGATCGGATGTTTGGACGGTTAATGCCAATTTCTAAAGGGGATGGAGAAAAGAGTCTTACCTTTATGCCATCTGCGGAAATGGACGAAACCGATCAAGAAATCCATCTCAAATTTGAACTTCCTGGTCTTGATGCTAAGGATCTTGACATTGAAGTCACCAAAGATGCCGTTTTCATCCGAGGAGAACGCAAGACTGAAATTGAAGCAGAGTCAGAAGGGACCGTTCGATCTGAATTCCACTATGGAAAATTTGAACGCGTTATCCCCATGCCCAGCCCCATTAAGACCGATAACGTTCAAGCAGAATTCAACAATGGGGTCTTGAGTCTCACCTTAGCGAAGTCTGAGGAGGATATGAAAAAGTCCGTTAAAGTAGCAATTAGCTAG
- a CDS encoding alpha/beta hydrolase, translated as MAIIHGLGSHGSTFINAVNTFVPQDYAVYVLDLRGHGRSSGERGYINHWSEFRADFHMFLQLVEYQQPNVPLFAWGHSLGGVIVLDYVLHYSHQLLGIIVSGLPMGAVGVLPWKLAIASLLSQLWPRFSLNTGIDLASNSSDPAILLDYSQDPLQHTQGTARLATEFLRTQAELQAQATNIRLPLLMLHGSNDQTASLTESIAFFQKVGSKTKQHLEYPGAFHDLHADLDAQTVLADISQWLRQQLTTFQKTKERQLSIVSLLWSLPKSE; from the coding sequence GTGGCAATCATCCACGGCCTCGGTAGCCATGGCAGTACTTTTATAAATGCGGTCAATACCTTTGTTCCTCAGGATTATGCGGTCTATGTCTTAGATCTACGGGGGCATGGTCGCTCTTCTGGAGAGCGAGGCTATATCAACCACTGGTCAGAGTTTAGAGCCGATTTTCACATGTTTCTGCAGTTAGTTGAGTACCAACAGCCTAACGTTCCTCTCTTTGCCTGGGGACATAGTCTAGGCGGTGTAATTGTTCTGGATTACGTCCTACATTATTCCCATCAGCTGTTGGGCATCATTGTATCCGGTCTACCCATGGGAGCTGTTGGTGTTTTACCCTGGAAGTTAGCAATCGCTAGTCTTCTATCACAGCTATGGCCTCGATTTTCTCTCAATACGGGCATCGATCTAGCCAGTAATTCTAGCGATCCAGCCATCCTTCTAGACTATTCTCAGGATCCCCTGCAGCACACTCAAGGAACAGCTCGGTTAGCCACTGAGTTTCTCCGCACTCAAGCCGAATTACAAGCCCAGGCAACAAATATCCGTCTACCGCTGTTGATGCTCCATGGCAGCAACGATCAGACCGCTTCTCTCACCGAGAGCATAGCCTTTTTTCAAAAGGTCGGTAGCAAGACTAAACAACATCTAGAATATCCAGGAGCCTTTCACGACTTACACGCTGATCTGGATGCCCAAACAGTACTCGCTGATATAAGCCAATGGCTTCGTCAGCAGCTCACAACCTTTCAGAAGACCAAGGAACGACAGCTTAGTATAGTCAGCCTTTTGTGGTCTCTTCCAAAGAGCGAATGA
- a CDS encoding ABC transporter ATP-binding protein: MSQPSQISNNKGNSRITLASPSLFQVRGVTKTYVMGEVTVEALRSVDLELFTGEFIVLLGPSGSGKSTLLNILGGLDVPSSGQVIFQGQDLTAASDRTLTRFRRQSVGFVFQFYNLIPSLTARENVALVTEIAPQPMHPREALERVHLGDRINHFPAQLSGGEQQRVAIARAIAKRPQVLLCDEPTGALDYQTGKLVLEALAQVNRELGTTTAVITHNAGIAAMADRVITMRSGEIVAVRENEHKLKPGELEW, translated from the coding sequence ATGTCTCAGCCTTCACAAATCTCTAACAACAAAGGCAATTCCAGGATAACTCTCGCCAGTCCGAGTCTTTTTCAGGTGAGGGGTGTGACCAAAACCTATGTGATGGGAGAGGTGACGGTTGAGGCTCTCAGATCGGTGGATTTGGAGCTTTTTACCGGTGAATTTATCGTTTTACTCGGTCCTTCTGGCAGCGGAAAATCCACTCTGCTCAATATTCTCGGGGGATTAGATGTTCCTTCCAGTGGACAGGTGATATTTCAGGGGCAAGATCTAACCGCCGCTAGTGATCGCACTCTCACTCGCTTTCGTCGCCAGAGTGTGGGTTTTGTTTTTCAGTTCTATAACCTGATTCCTAGTCTTACTGCTCGGGAGAATGTCGCTCTCGTTACCGAGATAGCTCCCCAGCCCATGCATCCCCGCGAAGCGCTAGAACGGGTTCATCTCGGTGATCGGATCAATCACTTTCCGGCTCAACTATCCGGTGGAGAACAGCAGCGGGTTGCGATCGCACGAGCGATTGCCAAACGCCCCCAAGTGCTTCTCTGCGATGAACCCACGGGAGCCTTAGATTACCAAACCGGTAAGCTTGTCCTGGAAGCCCTCGCCCAAGTCAATCGAGAGTTAGGGACAACGACAGCTGTCATTACCCACAATGCTGGGATTGCCGCCATGGCCGATCGGGTGATTACCATGCGGAGTGGCGAGATAGTGGCTGTTCGAGAGAATGAACACAAATTGAAACCGGGAGAGTTGGAGTGGTAG
- a CDS encoding ribbon-helix-helix protein, CopG family has protein sequence MAQNQLCIRVPEYELKILDRYAKKTHRTKTDIIREFIRSLEETTKG, from the coding sequence ATGGCCCAGAATCAGCTTTGCATAAGAGTTCCAGAGTATGAACTAAAAATATTGGACCGCTATGCGAAAAAAACACATCGGACCAAGACCGATATCATTCGTGAATTCATTCGCTCTTTGGAAGAGACCACAAAAGGCTGA
- a CDS encoding IS630 family transposase: protein MQTALYPINTQKIEAKLRQAYGSQNLRLVKRISALLQLGQGGSVAQVAETLALGEQTIRDYLHAFLKRGIASFRYKASQGRRSKLTPRQRQQLKSWIKAGPLKAGYECGCWSALMVQDLIAKRFNVSYHPHYVSTLLRNLGFSFQRARFVAAHLNEAKRQEWMTHKWPEILRLSAAKDALILFGDEASFAQWGSLSYTWSLRGDQPTLPTSGKRKAYKVFGLIDYHSGQFFYQGQTGRFNSEGYTAFLTQVLQQTHKHIILIQDGARYHTSKATKQFFDQQSARLTPFQLPTYSPDFNPIEFLWKKLKKRSTHLRFFKQFDDLVQQVDEGLLYFSQTPNEITVLMGKYCKTLGTQAA, encoded by the coding sequence ATTCAAACTGCGCTTTACCCAATCAACACGCAAAAGATTGAAGCTAAACTGCGCCAGGCATACGGGAGTCAGAATTTACGTCTGGTCAAACGTATTAGTGCTTTATTGCAGCTTGGTCAAGGTGGTTCAGTGGCACAGGTAGCTGAAACATTGGCACTAGGCGAACAAACGATCAGGGATTATCTGCATGCATTTCTAAAACGAGGTATCGCTAGCTTTAGATACAAAGCGTCTCAAGGACGTCGCAGCAAACTCACTCCACGGCAACGACAACAGCTCAAGTCATGGATTAAAGCAGGTCCGCTCAAAGCTGGATACGAGTGTGGTTGTTGGAGTGCATTAATGGTTCAAGACCTGATTGCGAAACGCTTCAATGTTTCCTATCATCCCCATTATGTGAGTACTCTACTGAGGAACTTAGGCTTTTCATTTCAAAGAGCACGGTTTGTTGCAGCTCATCTCAATGAAGCCAAGCGACAAGAATGGATGACACACAAATGGCCTGAGATTTTGCGTTTATCAGCAGCCAAAGATGCCCTAATTTTATTTGGGGATGAGGCCAGTTTTGCGCAGTGGGGGTCGTTAAGCTACACCTGGAGTCTTCGTGGAGACCAGCCAACATTGCCCACCAGTGGTAAACGGAAGGCTTACAAGGTGTTTGGATTAATTGATTATCATTCTGGTCAGTTCTTCTATCAAGGTCAGACGGGACGCTTCAATTCTGAAGGGTATACTGCTTTTCTAACTCAAGTACTCCAGCAGACTCACAAGCATATTATTCTCATTCAGGACGGGGCTAGATATCACACCAGTAAAGCAACTAAGCAGTTCTTTGACCAGCAATCCGCTCGCCTTACTCCTTTCCAATTACCCACATATTCTCCTGACTTCAACCCAATTGAATTCTTGTGGAAGAAACTCAAAAAACGCAGCACACACCTACGGTTCTTCAAGCAATTTGATGACTTAGTTCAGCAGGTCGATGAGGGGCTACTGTACTTTAGTCAGACTCCCAATGAAATTACTGTCTTAATGGGCAAATATTGCAAAACCTTGGGTACACAAGCTGCCTAG